A genomic segment from Alistipes senegalensis JC50 encodes:
- a CDS encoding OmpH family outer membrane protein translates to MKKTLFPALAAALVLAACGTKTAEQTGDAAEAVAQQVVSSDIAYVQVEAVLAQCDLYKTEGVALQEKTEKAQKSWAQREKGLQAEAAQLQEKYQKGLITSRDAQSQQESIQKRAESYQANAQKEAQTLDEENYVFTNRAQDLLQRAVLEINAGKKYKLIINATALIDADTTLNITPAVLAKVNELYAADKKAEKK, encoded by the coding sequence ATGAAAAAAACTCTCTTTCCGGCGCTGGCTGCGGCTCTCGTCCTCGCGGCCTGCGGCACGAAAACCGCAGAGCAGACCGGGGATGCGGCCGAAGCGGTCGCACAGCAGGTTGTTTCGAGCGACATCGCTTACGTTCAGGTCGAAGCCGTGCTGGCGCAATGCGACCTCTACAAAACCGAAGGCGTAGCGCTCCAGGAGAAGACCGAAAAGGCGCAGAAGAGCTGGGCGCAGCGTGAAAAGGGACTTCAGGCCGAAGCCGCGCAGTTGCAGGAGAAGTACCAGAAGGGACTCATCACCTCGCGCGACGCGCAGTCCCAGCAGGAGAGCATCCAGAAGAGGGCCGAATCCTACCAGGCCAACGCCCAGAAGGAGGCCCAGACGCTCGACGAGGAGAACTACGTGTTCACCAACCGCGCCCAGGACCTGTTGCAGCGCGCCGTGCTGGAGATCAACGCCGGCAAGAAGTACAAACTGATCATCAACGCCACGGCGCTGATCGACGCCGACACGACGCTCAACATCACCCCCGCCGTGCTGGCGAAGGTCAACGAACTCTACGCGGCGGACAAGAAGGCCGAGAAGAAATAG
- the cdaA gene encoding diadenylate cyclase CdaA, translating to MGFVPFTFVDFIDIILVAVIMYWIYRMTKGTNAPYILSGIIAVYLLWVVVRALNMELLSTILGQLISVGAIALIIVFQPELRRFLQMIGMRQKHFNFISRIFSTGEDTVQTNVAPIVTACREMSETKTGALIVIGQQSDLRLIAEGGIALDAKVSTSLLKNIFFKNAPLHDGAVLIEGDRIVAAKCILPVTQSDVPKSFGTRHRAAIGMSEISDAIIVVVSEETGDISIAQGGEIRLDIDPVRLQQTLQRYLTINTRKRSKKEVAE from the coding sequence ATGGGATTCGTTCCGTTCACATTCGTCGATTTCATCGACATCATCCTGGTTGCCGTCATCATGTACTGGATATACCGCATGACCAAGGGCACCAATGCGCCGTATATCCTCTCGGGAATCATCGCCGTCTACCTGCTGTGGGTGGTCGTGCGGGCATTGAACATGGAGTTGTTATCGACCATCCTCGGACAACTGATCTCGGTGGGAGCCATCGCGCTGATCATCGTCTTCCAGCCCGAACTGCGGCGCTTCCTGCAAATGATCGGCATGCGCCAGAAACATTTCAACTTCATCTCGCGCATCTTCTCGACCGGTGAGGACACCGTGCAGACCAATGTGGCGCCGATCGTCACGGCCTGCCGCGAAATGTCGGAGACCAAGACCGGGGCGCTGATCGTCATCGGCCAGCAGAGCGACCTGCGGCTGATCGCCGAAGGCGGCATCGCCCTCGACGCCAAGGTCTCGACATCGCTCCTGAAAAACATCTTCTTCAAGAACGCGCCCCTGCACGACGGCGCCGTACTGATCGAGGGCGACCGGATCGTGGCCGCCAAGTGCATCCTCCCGGTGACGCAGAGCGACGTTCCCAAGTCGTTCGGCACGCGCCACCGTGCGGCGATCGGCATGAGCGAGATCTCGGACGCCATCATCGTGGTCGTTTCCGAGGAGACGGGCGACATCTCGATCGCGCAGGGCGGCGAAATCCGCCTGGACATCGACCCCGTGCGGTTGCAGCAGACCCTGCAACGCTATCTGACGATCAACACGCGCAAACGCTCGAAAAAAGAGGTGGCGGAGTAA
- a CDS encoding GNAT family N-acetyltransferase: MLFPPQTARLALRAWREEDRPAFAAMNADARVMEFYPAPLTDAESQALMERIRDEFSTDGFGLYAVERLSDNELLGYVGLHRVTSSGELAGQIEIGWRLRRDAWGQGYATEAARACIAHAAKLGIPELISFTYVGNRRSLNVMKRLGMEYAGEFDHPALPEGHPLRRHVLYRIRTEQ; the protein is encoded by the coding sequence ATGTTGTTTCCGCCCCAAACAGCCCGTCTCGCACTGCGCGCATGGCGGGAGGAAGACCGACCGGCATTCGCCGCCATGAACGCCGACGCGCGAGTCATGGAGTTTTACCCCGCACCGTTGACGGATGCGGAGTCGCAAGCCCTGATGGAACGCATCCGCGACGAATTCTCGACCGACGGATTCGGGTTGTATGCCGTAGAACGTCTTTCTGACAACGAACTCCTGGGTTACGTCGGACTGCACCGCGTAACCAGCTCCGGAGAGCTGGCGGGACAGATCGAAATCGGCTGGCGCCTGCGCCGCGACGCCTGGGGACAGGGATACGCCACCGAAGCCGCCCGGGCCTGCATCGCGCACGCCGCGAAACTCGGCATCCCGGAACTCATCTCTTTCACCTACGTCGGAAACCGGCGTTCGCTGAACGTGATGAAACGGCTCGGCATGGAGTACGCCGGGGAGTTCGACCACCCTGCCCTGCCGGAAGGCCATCCCCTGCGGAGGCACGTCCTCTATCGCATCCGGACCGAACAATGA
- the ruvA gene encoding Holliday junction branch migration protein RuvA: MYEYIKGTVAEVAPAYAVIDAGGVGYYLHISLETYAAVEHASEARLYVHYVVREDAQLLYGFSTKIERELFRLLISVSGVGGNTARMILSTYSPRELQGIITSGNAVLLKNVKGLGLKTAQKIIVELSGKLAVLGADTADAPLAAADGGSFDEALAALVMLGFARAAAEKVLRAVMRELPQAPVEELIRAALKRL; the protein is encoded by the coding sequence ATGTACGAATACATCAAGGGAACCGTCGCCGAAGTCGCTCCGGCTTACGCCGTTATCGACGCCGGCGGGGTGGGCTACTACCTCCATATTTCGCTCGAAACCTATGCCGCCGTCGAGCACGCCTCCGAGGCCAGGCTTTACGTGCACTACGTCGTCCGCGAGGACGCCCAGCTGCTCTACGGGTTTTCGACGAAGATCGAGCGGGAATTGTTCCGGCTGCTGATCAGCGTTTCGGGCGTGGGCGGCAATACGGCCCGCATGATCCTCTCGACCTACTCGCCGCGCGAATTGCAGGGGATCATCACCTCGGGCAACGCCGTGCTGCTGAAGAACGTCAAGGGGCTGGGCCTCAAGACGGCGCAGAAGATCATCGTCGAGCTGAGCGGCAAACTCGCCGTGCTGGGGGCCGATACGGCCGATGCGCCCCTTGCCGCGGCCGACGGCGGCAGTTTCGACGAGGCCCTCGCCGCGCTGGTCATGCTGGGCTTCGCCCGCGCCGCCGCCGAAAAGGTCCTGCGCGCCGTGATGCGCGAACTGCCGCAGGCTCCGGTCGAGGAGCTGATCCGCGCGGCGCTTAAACGCCTGTGA
- a CDS encoding glycoside hydrolase family 3 C-terminal domain-containing protein: MPNNVLIKTLAGVCALAAVACGGGQQPRSDVAVYLDESQPIEKRVEDALSRMTLEEKVAILHAQSKFSSAGVPRLGIPEVWCTDGPHGIRPEVLWDEWEQAGWTNDSCTAFPALTCLAATWNPEMSALYGKSIGEEARYREKDILLGPGVNIYRTPLNGRNFEYMGEDPFLSARMVVPYVREVQKNGVAACVKHFALNNQEVHRHGIDVEVGDRALYEIYLPAFKAAVEEGGAWAIMGSYNKYKGQHCCHNQYLLNDILKRDWAFDGVVVSDWGGVHDTKQAAENGLDMEFGSWTDGLSWGASNAYDNYYLAAPYLDMLRKGEASTATLDDKARRVLRLIFRTAMNTQKPFGSLNSPEHLAAARRIAGEGMVLLKNDGGVLPIDLGKTKRIAVVGENAIKMMTVGGGSSSLKVRHEYTPLEGIRAAAGDKAEVIYERGYVGDVTGYYNGVKTGQDLSEKRSEEQLIADAVAAAREADAVIFVGGLNKSDHQDCEGADRLQYGLPYAQDKVIEALAGANPNLAVVIVSGNAVAMPWIDRVPAVLEAWFSGSEAGNALADVVFGAVNPSGKLPFTFPVRLEDNSAHALGEYPGTDKVAYNEGIFVGYRWHDKERIKPLFAFGHGLSYTTFDIANVTADRTALAANGRIRVSADVTNTGSRPGAEVVQLYIGDEQSSLPRPVKELKGFQKVSLNPGQTQTVTFEITPDMLRYYDDAKGAWVAEPGAFTACVGAASDDIRGTVEFELK; this comes from the coding sequence AACAATGTTCTGATAAAGACCCTTGCCGGGGTGTGCGCCCTTGCGGCGGTGGCCTGCGGCGGGGGACAGCAGCCCCGGAGCGATGTCGCCGTCTACCTCGACGAATCGCAGCCGATTGAAAAACGTGTCGAGGACGCCCTTTCGCGCATGACCCTCGAAGAGAAGGTCGCCATCCTCCACGCGCAGTCGAAATTCTCGTCGGCGGGAGTTCCGCGCCTGGGCATTCCCGAGGTGTGGTGCACCGACGGTCCTCACGGCATCCGCCCCGAGGTGCTGTGGGACGAGTGGGAGCAGGCCGGCTGGACGAACGACTCCTGCACGGCCTTCCCGGCCCTGACGTGTCTCGCCGCGACGTGGAATCCCGAAATGTCGGCCCTCTACGGCAAATCCATCGGCGAGGAGGCCCGCTACCGCGAGAAAGACATCCTGCTGGGTCCTGGCGTGAACATCTACCGCACGCCGCTCAACGGCCGCAATTTCGAGTATATGGGCGAGGACCCTTTCCTCTCCGCGCGGATGGTCGTTCCCTATGTCCGGGAGGTGCAGAAGAACGGCGTCGCCGCCTGCGTGAAGCACTTCGCGCTGAATAATCAGGAGGTGCACCGCCACGGCATCGACGTTGAGGTCGGCGACCGGGCGCTGTACGAGATTTACCTTCCGGCCTTCAAGGCGGCCGTCGAGGAGGGCGGCGCCTGGGCGATCATGGGTTCCTACAATAAATATAAGGGCCAGCATTGCTGCCACAACCAGTATCTGCTGAACGACATTCTCAAACGCGACTGGGCGTTCGACGGGGTGGTCGTCTCCGACTGGGGCGGCGTCCACGACACGAAGCAGGCCGCCGAGAACGGTCTCGACATGGAGTTCGGGTCGTGGACCGACGGTTTGAGCTGGGGCGCCAGCAACGCCTATGACAACTACTATCTGGCCGCTCCCTATCTCGACATGCTGCGCAAGGGCGAGGCTTCGACGGCCACGCTCGACGACAAGGCCCGCCGGGTGCTGCGGCTGATTTTCCGCACGGCGATGAATACGCAGAAACCGTTCGGGTCGCTCAATTCGCCCGAACATCTGGCCGCCGCACGCCGCATTGCGGGCGAGGGCATGGTGCTGCTGAAGAACGACGGCGGGGTGCTGCCGATCGACCTCGGGAAGACGAAGCGGATCGCCGTCGTGGGTGAGAATGCGATCAAGATGATGACCGTCGGCGGCGGCTCCTCGTCGCTCAAGGTGCGGCACGAATATACGCCGCTGGAGGGTATCCGCGCTGCCGCGGGCGACAAGGCCGAGGTGATTTACGAGCGCGGCTATGTCGGCGACGTGACGGGCTATTACAACGGCGTGAAGACGGGGCAGGACCTCTCGGAGAAGCGTTCCGAGGAGCAGCTCATCGCCGACGCCGTGGCTGCGGCACGCGAGGCCGACGCCGTGATTTTCGTCGGCGGACTCAACAAGAGCGACCATCAGGACTGCGAGGGTGCCGACCGTCTGCAATACGGTCTGCCCTATGCGCAGGACAAGGTGATCGAGGCGCTGGCCGGAGCCAATCCCAACCTGGCCGTCGTGATCGTTTCGGGCAACGCCGTGGCGATGCCGTGGATCGACCGCGTTCCGGCCGTTCTGGAGGCGTGGTTTTCGGGTTCGGAGGCCGGCAACGCGCTGGCCGACGTGGTGTTCGGGGCCGTGAACCCCTCGGGCAAGCTGCCCTTCACCTTCCCGGTGCGTCTGGAGGACAACAGCGCGCATGCGTTGGGTGAGTACCCCGGTACGGACAAGGTTGCCTACAACGAAGGGATTTTCGTGGGCTACCGCTGGCACGACAAGGAGCGGATAAAACCGCTGTTCGCCTTCGGCCACGGCCTGAGCTACACGACGTTCGACATTGCGAATGTGACGGCGGACCGCACGGCCCTTGCGGCGAACGGCCGCATCCGGGTTTCGGCCGACGTGACCAACACGGGTTCGCGTCCGGGCGCCGAGGTCGTGCAGCTGTATATCGGCGACGAGCAGTCGTCGCTGCCGCGTCCGGTGAAGGAGCTGAAAGGATTTCAGAAAGTTTCTCTGAATCCCGGCCAAACGCAGACGGTGACTTTCGAGATCACGCCCGATATGCTTCGATACTATGACGATGCGAAGGGCGCGTGGGTTGCCGAGCCGGGTGCGTTCACGGCCTGCGTGGGCGCCGCGTCGGACGATATTCGCGGCACGGTGGAGTTCGAATTGAAATGA